The Prunus dulcis unplaced genomic scaffold, ALMONDv2, whole genome shotgun sequence genome includes a region encoding these proteins:
- the LOC117613224 gene encoding fatty acyl-CoA reductase 3-like, whose product MELKSILGYLQNKTILVTGATGFLGMVFVEKILRVQPDVKKIYLLLRVSDTKSATDRMHNQIIRKELFKVLREKWGAEFDSFIAKKVVAVPGDVTFDDLGVKEFKLREEMCTDIEIILNSAGTTNFDERYDIALSVNTFGVQHVLSFAKKCLKLEILLHVSTAYICGEREGLILEDSSCMDGMEKEITKFDFKVQEKNLVEEKLNELKAQNATEEVITTTMKDFGIERAKLYGWPNTYVFTKAMGEILLRHSKDNLSVVIIRPTVVTSTYKEPFPGWVQGFRTIDSVIAGYCKGKLTCLLVDPKSVFDMVPVDMVVNSITVAMVANANKSSSIIYHVGSSLRNPINFLNIHCFTFRYFTKNPWIDKDGKPVKVGKLKFFKTMATFHMYMQIRFMLPLEGSKFVNKAFGEYFQDLYVNYNQKLKLVMRLVELYEPYMLFKGIFDDNNAEDLRRITRESFVESETFNFDPKCIDWEDYIMHTHIPGLQKHVMLKR is encoded by the exons ATGGAGTTGAAGAGCATACTAGGATATTTGCAAAACAAGACAATCTTAGTAACCGGAGCCACTGGCTTCCTTGGAATGG TATTTGTGGAGAAAATACTCAGGGTTCAACCAGATGTGAAAAAGATTTATCTTCTTTTAAGAGTTtcggacaccaagtcagccaCAGATCGCATGCATAATCag atAATAAGGAAGGAGTTGTTCAAGGTTCTTAGAGAGAAATGGGGTGCAGAGTTTGATTCATTCATAGCAAAAAAAGTTGTGGCTGTGCCAGGAGACGTAACTTTTGATGACCTAGGAGTGAAAGAGTTCAAGTTGAGAGAAGAAATGTGCACTGACATTGAAATCATACTGAACTCTGCAGGAACCACAAATTTTGATGAAAG ATATGATATTGCACTGAGTGTCAATACATTTGGAGTTCAACACGTACTGAGCTTTGCAAAGAAATGTCTAAAGCTAGAGATCCTGCTCCACGTGTCAACTG CTTATATATGTGGTGAAAGGGAAGGACTTATACTAGAGGACTCATCTTGCATGGATGGGATGGAAAAGGAGATCActaaatttgatttcaaagtGCAAGAGAAGAATTTGGTGGAAGAGAAACTGAATGAACTAAAAGCACAAAATGCGACAGAAGAAGTTATTACAACCACGATGAAGGATTTTGGCATTGAAAG GGCTAAATTGTATGGATGGCCAAATACGTACGTATTCACAAAGGCGATGGGAGAAATACTTCTAAGACACTCAAAAGATAATCTATCCGTCGTCATCATACGTCCGACTGTAGTCACCAGTACTTATAAAGAGCCATTTCCAGGTTGGGTCCAAGGTTTCAG aACCATTGATAGTGTAATTGCTGGTTATTGTAAAGGGAAGCTAACATGTTTGCTTGTGGATCCTAAGTCAGTATTTGATATG GTTCCTGTTGATATGGTGGTAAATTCAATAACTGTAGCAATGGTGGCAAATGCAAATAAATCGTCTAGTATCATTTACCATGTGGGAAGCTCTTTGAGAAATCCTATCAATTTCCTTAATATTCACTGTTTTACCTTCCGATACTTCACAAAAAATCCATGGATTGATAAGGATGGAAAGCCTGTCAAGGTTGGCAAGCTTAAATTCTTCAAGACTATGGCTACTTTTCACATGTATATGCAAATTCGCTTCATGCTACCTTTGGAG GGTTCAAAGTTCGTAAACAAAGCATTTGGCGAATATTTTCAAGATCTGTATGTCAACTATAATCAGAAACTCAAATTGGTGATGCGCTTGGTAGAGCTATATGAGCCCTACATGCTATTCAAGGGCAT CTTTGATGACAACAATGCCGAGGATCTGCGAAGGATAACAAGGGAAAGTTTCGTCGAATCGgaaactttcaattttgatccaaaatGCATTGATTGGGAAGACTACATTATGCACACACACATACCTGGCCTTCAGAAACATGTTATGTTGAAACGATAA
- the LOC117613225 gene encoding proteinaceous RNase P 2-like, which produces MGTPKKIKKKQTPETQFHSSLTLCSKHKDLPSAISLYESAVSQKTHFNHHHFNTLLYLCSNSVSDPSLKQLALDNGFRVFNQMLSIGTLPNEATITAVARLAAAKGDGDYAFGLVKGMDKYKVLPRLRTCDPALFCFCEKLEAEKAYEVEEHMGMVGVSLEEPEIAALLKVSAETGNGERVYGYLHKLRNVVRCVGESTAKIIEDWFLGGVACELGEANWDSGGVKEAVLRNGGGWHGQGWIGKGVWDVRSANADMSSSQCCSCGERLVCVDIDCGETQRFAESVAALAMEREVKSNFSEFQDWLDKHAEYEAIVDGANIGLYQQNFADGGFSLSQLDAVVKELYNKSGEKWPLVVMHNRRFRGLVENPSHRKLIEEWMDKGILYATPSGSNDDWYWLYAAVKLKCLLVTNDEMRDHIFELLGSSFFLKWKDRHQVRYTFVKGNLKLQMPPPYSSVIQESEIGSWHVPVADDSCQEPARTWLCITRPSVSKASGEVSHNLETSRTGGVCRNLESLNSCTTEFVASHNEKTTVVTGKRKERSPSPSQLNLSSA; this is translated from the exons ACCCCAAAGAAGATCAAGAAGAAGCAAACTCCAGAAACCCAATTCCACTCCTCCCTCACTCTCTGCTCGAAGCACAAAGACTTGCCCAGCGCAATCTCGCTATACGAATCCGCCGTCTCCCAAAAGACTCACTTCAACCACCACCACTTCAACACTCTCCTCTACCTCTGCTCAAACTCCGTCAGCGACCCCTCTCTGAAGCAATTGGCTTTGGACAATGGCTTCCGCGTCTTCAACCAAATGTTATCTATCGGAACCCTTCCGAACGAGGCCACGATCACCGCCGTGGCCCGGCTTGCCGCCGCCAAAGGGGACGGCGATTACGCATTTGGCCTGGTGAAGGGTATGGATAAGTATAAAGTGTTGCCGAGGTTGCGCACGTGCGACCCGGCGCTGTTTTGCTTTTGTGAGAAATTGGAGGCGGAGAAGGCGTATGAGGTGGAGGAGCATATGGGTATGGTGGGGGTGAGCTTGGAGGAGCCGGAGATTGCGGCGTTGCTGAAGGTGAGTGCGGAGACGGGGAATGGGGAGAGGGTTTATGGTTATTTGCATAAGTTGAGGAATGTAGTGAGGTGTGTTGGAGAATCAACGGCTAAGATCATTGAGGATTGGTTTTTGGGTGGAGTGGCTTGTGAGCTGGGTGAAGCGAATTGGGATTCGGGTGGGGTGAAAGAGGCGGTTTTGAGGAATGGGGGAGGGTGGCATGGGCAGGGATGGATTGGGAAGGGGGTTTGGGATGTGAGGAGCGCCAATGCGGATATGAGCAGCAGCCAGTGTTGCTCTTGTGGTGAGCGTTTGGTTTGTGTTGACATTGATTGTGGGGAGACCCAGAGGTTTGCGGAGTCGGTTGCTGCTTTGGCAATGGAACGGGAGGTTAAGTCAAATTTCAGTGAGTTCCAG GATTGGCTGGACAAACATGCTGAGTATGAAGCTATAGTGGATGGAGCTAATATTGGGCTCTACCAGCAGAATTTTGCAGATGGTGGATTCAGTCTTTCTCAG CTTGACGCTGTTGTGAAAGAATTGTATAATAAGAGTGGAGAGAAATGGCCACTTGTTGTCATGCATAATAGACGTTTCCGGGGACTTGTGGAAAATCCTTCCCACAGAAAACTGATTGAGGAGTGGATGGATAAAGGCATTCTTTATGCCACACCAAGTGGTTCCAACGACGATTG GTATTGGCTCTATGCTGCTGTGAAGCTCAAGTGCTTGCTAGTTACAAATGATGAAATGCGAGATCACATTTTTGAACTCCTAGGAAGCAGCTTCTTTCTCAAGTGGAAAGACAGACACCAA GTTCGATATACTTTTGTCAAAGGCAATCTGAAACTTCAGATGCCGCCCCCATATTCTTCAGTCATCCAg GAATCAGAAATTGGATCCTGGCATGTGCCTGTAGCAGATGACAGCTGTCAGGAGCCTGCAAGAACCTGGCTCTGCATTACCCGGCCAAGTGTTTCTAAAGCTTCTGGTGAAGTCTCACATAATTTGGAAACATCTCGAACTGGCGGTGTCTGCAGGAACCTTGAATCACTGAACTCATGTACGACAGAGTTTGTTGCCAGTCACAATGAGAAAACCACAGTTGTgacaggaaaaagaaaagagaggtcCCCATCTCCTTCCCAGCTAAATCTTTCTTCTGCCTAG